One window of Trichoderma breve strain T069 chromosome 3, whole genome shotgun sequence genomic DNA carries:
- a CDS encoding fungal chitosanase of glycosyl hydrolase group 75 domain-containing protein: protein MHSSTLFTLLATGTTSLAYTIPANLQAIYNAHKAGTCANPLSGTSSSGAVFCGDIPNAIFLKGSNGNYDNMDVDCDGADDKAGDCSNDPTGFGETAFKDTVQSYGISDLNANIHPYVVVNEPPFFDAQHFGLKPLSVMAIVCNNQVWYGVWGDTNTEPTTGEASISLAQLCFPNDHLTGDNGHGPKDVLYIGFLDPTAVPGKNGAKWNANNVSDFEASIKALGDRLVQGLGTNNGGGGTTPPPPTCSWEGHCAGASCGSDDDCSDDLTCNSGVCGSSSGGGGSAPPPPTCSWEGHCLGASCGSDDDCSDDFVCKSGKCSVDQ, encoded by the exons ATGCATTCTTCGACTTTGTTCACACTCCTGGCTACGGGAACTACTTCTCTAGCCTACACCATCCCCGCCAACCTTCAAGCGATATACAATGCTCACAAG GCGGGAACTTGTGCCAACCCTCTTTCTGGAACTTCGTCCTCTGGAGCCGTTTTCTGTGGAGATATTCCAAACGCTATTTTCCTCAAGGGAAGCAATGGAAATTATGACAACATGGACGTCGATTGTGATGGTGCCGATGATAAAGCTGGTGATTGCTCCAATGATCCTACTGGATTTGGTGAGACAGCGTTCAAGGACACTGTGCAGTCATACGGCATTTCAGATCTGAACGCCAACATTCATCCATATGTTGTTGTCAACGAGCCGCCCTTTTTCGATGCTCAACATTTCGgtttgaagccattgagTGTCATGGCAATTGTTTGCAACAATCAAGTG TGGTATGGTGTCTGGGGTGATACCAACACAGAACCAACTACTGGAGAGGCGTCCATTTCTCTTGCTCAATTGTGCTTCCCTAATGATCATCTTACCGGCGATAATGGACATGGCCCTAAGGATGTGCTATATATTGGATTCCTCGATCCTACGGCTGTTCCAGGCAAGAATGGTGCCAAGTGGAATGCCAATAATGTTTCAGATTTTGAAGCAAGTATCAAGGCATTGGGTGACAGGTTGGTTCAAGGCCTTGGTACCAACAACGGTGGTGGCGGCACcacccctcctccccctACTTGCTCTTGGGAAGGCCACTGCGCAGGTGCAAGCTGTGGCTCAGATGATGATTGTTCTGATGATCTCACCTGTAACAGCGGCGTCTGCGGTAGCAGCTCAGGCGGTGGTGgttctgctcctcctccccctaCGTGCTCTTGGGAGGGTCACTGCCTTGGTGCCTCTTGTGGCTCTGATGACGACTGCTCTGATGACTTTGTCTGCAAGAGTGGTAAGTGTTCCGTGGACCAGTAA
- a CDS encoding NAD dependent epimerase/dehydratase family domain-containing protein, translating into MSIQTTLPEGSLILVTGASGYIGAHVTKQLLHRGYKVRGTVRDIGKAEWLSTDSFLKHAKNGSLELVILNNINDKKQIQQAIQGVAGVVHIATPNTFNPDPNETVTQTVEFVVNLLIAAASEKTVKEFVYTSTIGAATMLPAQPGFHFDGTNWNEGARTLAWAPPPYTPNCGMIAYVQGKVEAEQAFWKFEENKPTFKGNTVIVCTVFGPRLHEKSNSSTSAWLWSIYNNNAAPMSFFPSSIYIDVRDVALLHVAALLDPSIEGAHLPAWGYEFNWNDILKILQQLDPGKALPAALDNPGGFNGTADVAQAKHALKRWSGQDDFISLEKGVIDTLNGPSVSR; encoded by the exons ATGTCTATCCAAACTACGCTCCCTGAGGGATCTCTGATTCTTGTTACCGGTGCCTCTGGCTACATCGGGGCTCATGTTACCAAACAACTCCTTCATCGGGGGTACAAAGTTCGAGGAACTGTTCGAGATATTGGCAAAGCTGAATGGCTATCGACGGACAGTTTTCTAAAACACGCTAAAAATGGCTCGCTGGAACTAGTTattctcaacaacatcaatgaCAAGAAACAGATCCAACAAGCTATTCAAGGTGTCGCTGGTGTGGTTCATATCGCAACACCCAACACATTCAACCCGGATCCAAATGAAACGGTCACACAAACCGTAGAGTTTGTTGTGAACTTACTCatagctgctgcttctgaaAAGACTGTGAAAGAGTTTGTCTACACTTCCACAATCGGCGCTGCAACTATGCTCCCCGCCCAACCAGGTTTCCATTTTGATGGGACCAATTGGAATGAAGGTGCTCGAACCCTTGCTTGGGCACCTCCTCCCTATACCCCCAATTGTGGTATGATAGCCTATGTTCAAGGCAAAGTTGAAGCAGAGCAAGCCTTCTGGAAGTTCGAAGAAAATAAACCCACTTTCAAGGGGAATACAGTCATAGTTTGCACTGTATTTGGACCTCGACTGCACGAAAAGTCAAATTCGTCAACCAGTGCGTGGCTTTGGTCAATTTATAACAACAATGCGGCTCCAATGTCGTTCTTCCCATCTT CCATATATATCGATGTCCGCGATGTGGCACTACTCCACGTCGCAGCTCTtcttgatccatccatcgaAGGGGCACATCTTCCAGCTTGGGGATATGAGTTCAATTGGAACGATATCCTAAAGatcctccagcagctggacCCGGGCAAAGCACTACCAGCTGCTCTTGATAACCCCGGAGGATTTAATGGTACGGCAGATGTGGCCCAGGCCAAGCATGCGCTTAAACGGTGGAGCGGACAAGATGACTTTATATCTTTAGAGAAGGGTGTGATAGATACCCTGAATGGACCATCTGTCTCTAGGTAA
- a CDS encoding ceramidase domain-containing protein produces the protein MDASAPADPFWGPQTSYLNFCEEDYTITRYIAEFINTLSSLVFVVYGVYGLLQLRSKHADISRWVPYFGLIGVGLCSAGYHMTLKYHTQMSDELSMHMLLTPLLFRLLSFKASPRRTRLLGAALSTIFVVVMVIHMVMDEFLLHATSFGLGVYLLATYSLKTIQQIVDPQIKATLRSMALFGCLNFIFGYFVWLIDRWVCNLLTDVKHFVGLPIAFLLELHGWWHVFTAFGGYIAVVVVDKITANDVSGNPLEGLAWPIPLALSFVMPDITGVAKQD, from the exons ATGGACGCCTCAGCGCCTGCAGACCCCTTCTGGGGCCCCCAAACATCCTATCTGAA CTTTTGTGAAGAG GACTATACAATCACGCGATATATTGCAGAGTTCATTAACACACTGAGCAGTCTAGTTTTTG TGGTATATGGAGTATACGGTTTGTTGCAACTTCGTAGCAAACATGCAGATATTTCTCGCTGGGTTCCATACTTTGGCTTGATTGGTGTTGGACTTTGCTCCGCAGGCTACCATATGACTTTAAAATACCATACACAAATGT CGGACGAGCTGTCTATGCATATGCTACTCACGCCACTTTTGTTTCGCCTCCTAAGCTTCAAAGCTAGCCCGCGGCGAACCCGGTTGTTGGGAGCGGCTCTTTCAACCATCTTCGTCGTTGTAATGGTCATTCATATGGTCATGGATGAGTTTCTCCTTCATGCTACATCTTTCGGTCTTGGGGTTTACCTCCTTGCAACTTATTCGTTGAAGACAATCCAGCAAATCGTAGATCCCCAGATCAAGGCAACTCTTCGAAGCATGGCCCTCTTTGGTTGCT TGAATTTCATATTCGGGTATTTTGTTTGGTTAATTGATAGATGGGTCTGCAATCTATTGACAGATGTGAAGCACTTTGTTGGATTGCCAATAGCATTTCTCTTGGAGCTGCATGGATG GTGGCATGTATTTACGGCTTTTGGTGGTTATATCGCTGTCGTGGTTGTCGATAAGATAACGGCAAATGATGTTTCTGGAAATCCCCTTGAAGGCCTCGCCTGGCCCATTCCGCTTGCCCTGAGCTTTGTCATGCCGGATATCACTGGGGTAGCAAAGCAAGACTAG
- a CDS encoding 2OG-Fe(II) oxygenase superfamily domain-containing protein: MTQSKSMKRKRNAQVKVPQKHIKITNAAPSVASLPDDEPFEIKRLQTVISDEELDITIDTLTTLAQYPSLTKSKLCRSLRTAVYDFRQSCTTGVNATTENANLTSRVSGALADEKYLEARILLAEMRLRGEDPKLGALCRWVRDLDVVTQPKGISIDNPQRSAKDDELLSVLDAVLRVSCPIDDNTSVTKPQPGSLSHISFQATWDVRSPVKPQQVYESVLDKSIFASAPSSVASSLRIIETTPGHLRNPPNHHPAILYTSQPDTVPLSSDRPQITHHKHPHVPNLSLAANVLSPEECKAIIAVGETVGFLPDTPVREGGDTSVLAHNFYWIIDTAFHDKLWSRISPFVPASVNGRLSRGLNRRFRVYRYVPGAEYRCHIDGAWPPSGIRADDTYVYDDSPVTKKQSSLFTFLLYLNDEFEGGETTFFMPAPLEGTLNAYRVRPVMGGVAIFPHGETRGALLHEGSSVTKGAKYIIRTDIEYDVDPSD; the protein is encoded by the exons ATGACGCAGTCCAAGTCGATGAAACGAAAGCGAAATGCTCAAGTAAAAGTCCCTCAAAAGCACATCAAAATCACCAACGCAGCCCCATCGGTCGCTTCATTGCCCGATGACGAACCATTTGAGATCAAGCGCCTGCAGACGGTCATTTCGGACGAAGAGTTAGATATCACTATTGACACTCTTACGACTCTGGCACAATACCCTAGCTTGACAAAGTCCAAGCTTTGCAGAAGCCTTCGAACTGCTGTCTACGATTTTCGCCAATCGTGCACTACCGGCGTCAATGCTACCA CGGAGAATGCGAATCTCACATCACGGGTCTCTGGTGCACTGGCCGATGAAAAGTACCTTGAGGCGAGGATTTTACTTGCTGAAATGCGACTCAGAGGCGAGGACCCCAAATTAGGTGCCTTATGTCGTTGGGTGCGAGACCTTGATGTTGTAACGCAGCCTAAGGGTATAAGCATCGACAACCCTCAGCGTTCtgcaaaagatgatgaactCCTCAGCGTACTCGATGCTGTACTGCGTGTTAGCTGCCCGATTGATGACAACACCAGCGTGACAAAGCCCCAGCCGGGGTCTTTATCCCACATCTCCTTTCAGGCCACATGGGATGTTCGGTCACCTGTCAAGCCACAACAAGTTTATGAATCCGTTTTGGATAAATCAATCTTCGCTTCAGCACCGAGTTCagtcgcttcttctctccgtATCATAGAAACAACACCTGGCCATCTCCGCAACCCTCCCAATCATCACCCGGCTATCCTCTATACTTCTCAGCCCGATACAGTGCCGCTATCATCAGACCGCCCTCAAATAACACATCACAAGCATCCCCATGTGCCAAATCTCAGTCTTGCCGCAAACGTTCTTTCACCTGAAGAGTGTAAGGCTATTATTGCTGTTGGTGAAACAGTTGGCTTTCTTCCTGATACTCCCGTTCGTGAGGGTGGGGATACCAGTGTTTTGGCACATAACTTCTATTGGATCATCGATACCGCGTTTCATGATAAGCTTTGGTCACGGATTTCTCCATTTGTGCCAGCCTCAGTCAATGGTCGCTTATCTCGTGGCCTCAATCGGCGTTTCCGAGTGTATCGGTATGTTCCCGGTGCGGAATATAGATGTCATATTGATGGAGCCTGGCCACCATCTGGCATCCGGGCTGATGATACGTACGTATACGACGATTCGCCCGtaacaaagaaacaaagttCATTGTTTACCTTCTTACTGTATCTGAACGACGAATTTGAAGGCGGAGAAACAACATTTTTCATGCCAGCGCCTCTCGAGGGGACACTCAATGCTTACCGTGTGCGGCCAGTTATGGGTGGCGTCGCTATCTTTCCGCATGGCGAAACGCGGGGAGCATTGTTGCATGAAGGTTCGAGTGTCACAAAAGGCGCCAAGTATATAATAAGGACGGACATTGAGTACGATGTCGATCCATCAGACTAG